The segment CGTCGTCGCCGGTCACCGGGATCGGCGTGAGGTCGTCGGTGCGCGCCACCCGTTCGGCTGCTGCCGTCAGTCGGGCGATCGGGCGTAAACCGGTGCGTCCCACGGCCATACCTGCTCCGGCAGCCAGCACCACTCCGCAGGCACCGACGATCAACAGCACCCATGCCAGTCGGTCGAGCACTTCCCCGGTCGGCAGCAGTCTCTGTGCGACGACGAGAGTGCTGCCGTCCTTGGTACGTAGTGCGAGCACCCGCTGATCGTCGAGTGTGCGCAGCGACGACTCCTGCTCTCCGCTGACAACCGCGAGTTCGGCATCGCCGATCGGCACCTTGGGCCCGGGCGGGTTGTAGCTGGACATGTCCGGATAGATAAGCGCAACACTGACATCGGTGCTGTACAACGTGGCTCCCGCGACGAACCGCGGGTCGTAGGACACCAGACTGGACTCAGCCAGAGCCGAAGCGCGGGAACGTAATTGAGTGTCCACATCGCCGTACAGTGCTCGCGAGACCACCGTGTACGCGGCAATGGCCATGACCGCCACCGCAATTGCGACGACGGAGGCCGCGAGCAACGTCACCCGCCACCGCAGCGATACCGACCGCGTCAGCGGCGTCGGTGGTCGCATTCCCGTCGGCGACGAGCCGACACCGTCGGCCGACTTGCGCCCGAACGAAGCGACCATCACGGAGGCGTCTCGCGCAGGACGTACCCGACACCGCGAACGGTGTGGATCAGCCGCGACTCCCCCTCCGCCTCGGTCTTGCGCCGCAGGTAACCGACGTACACCTCGAGCGCGTTGCCCGATGTCGGGAAGTCGTATCCCCAGACTTCCTCGAGGATGCGACTTCTGGTGAGCACTCGGCGCGGATTGGTCATCAGCATCTCGAGCAACGAGAACTCGGTCCGGGTGAGGCTGATCGAGCGCTCGGCGCGCGAGACCTCACGGGTGACCGGGTCCAACGACAGGTCCGCGAACGTCATGGTCTCCGAGTCGATACCCGCTTCCATCGCGGTACGACGCAGCAGTGCCCGCAGCCTGGCGAGCAGTTCCTCGAGAGCGAACGGCTTGGGCAGGTAGTCGTCGGCACCGGCGTCGAGGCCGGCGACGCGCTCGGACACCGAGTCCCGTGCCGTCAACACCAGAATCGGCAGGTCGTCACCGACACTGCGCAATCGACGACACACCTCGAGGCCGTCGAGGCGAGGCATCATCACGTCGAGCACCAGGGCGTCGGGACGCGCCGCCGCAACCTGCTCGAGCGCATCGAGACCGTCGACCGCCAGGTCCACGGTGTACCCGTTGAACGTCAGCGACCTGCGCAGCGACTCACGCACTGCTCGATCGTCGTCGACCACCAATATCCGCATTCGTACAGTTTGTCCTGGTCGACTGAGATCTGTCTGAGAGGGGTACGGATAGCGATCTAAAGCGTAGGCAGGTTCTTTGCCAGCGGGAGATTCCACTTGCGCCACAGTGCGAGCAGACGCAACCCCGTCGCAAGCAGTGTTCCCACGATCAGACCGACGTTCTCCGGCAGAGCTGCAGCATCGGC is part of the Rhodococcus sp. SBT000017 genome and harbors:
- a CDS encoding response regulator transcription factor, translating into MRILVVDDDRAVRESLRRSLTFNGYTVDLAVDGLDALEQVAAARPDALVLDVMMPRLDGLEVCRRLRSVGDDLPILVLTARDSVSERVAGLDAGADDYLPKPFALEELLARLRALLRRTAMEAGIDSETMTFADLSLDPVTREVSRAERSISLTRTEFSLLEMLMTNPRRVLTRSRILEEVWGYDFPTSGNALEVYVGYLRRKTEAEGESRLIHTVRGVGYVLRETPP